The genomic region GGCTTTTTAGTGCATTCACCAGGCCGCTGTTCTCGCCACCGCCACCGTTACCCGGGAGTGACATCTGTTAATACTGTCATCGCAGCGTATAAAAAAGAGCGGTCATGCCCATTATCAGGGCAAATGACCGGATCATTTATTAGTCACAAGCGACAACATTTGTACTCCTGCCCTAGTAGCTCAGCTTGGGAGAGCGCTAGACTGAAGATCTAGTTGTCGCCTGTTCAAATCAGGCCTGGGGCACTTCTTTTATTGTTTTTGTTTTTCAAAAACAATCTATTATCTCAAATCGGATTAAACAATTATCTCAATTACCATGATTTCCCGGAGGACTCTATGAACCTGATGCTTGCCGCGGTCATCGTCGTCATCCTGTCCATCGTGCTCCTGTATATCGGCAATCACTTCCGGCTCCCGAGTATTGTTTCATTCCTTATCATCGGGATGCTGCTCGGGCCGTTTGGGTTTGGCCTCATCACCGACCAGTCTGCTATCGAGACCTTTGGCGAGATTGGGATCATCCTTCTGCTCTTTACAATCGGCCTTGAGTTCTCGTTCGAAAAGCTCCTGCGTTCATGGCGGACGGTCATCATTGGCGGGCTGCTCCAGGTAACAACAACCATCGTCGCAATCACCCTTGTCACCTCGTATTTCAAGCTCCCGTTCAATGAAGCGCTTGTCTTTGGGTTCATTGTATCCCTTTCCAGTACAGCAATTGTGATGAAGATCCTGCAGGAACGCGGGGAAGTGGATACGCTCCAGGGCAGGACACTCCTTGGGATCCTCATCTTCCAGGACCTGGCAATCATCCCGATGATCCTCATAACACCACTCCTGGTGGGCAGCAGCGGTCCTGACCTGGACCGGCTCCCTTACCAGATTGGAAAAGTTGCCGGGCTCCTTCTCGTCATCATTATCCTTGCCAAATGGATCATCCCAGCTTTCCTGTACCGGGTTGCCCGCCAGAAGAACCGCGAGCTGTTCTTCATTACCATAGCCGGCACCTGCCTGGTTATCGGGTGGCTGACGAACGAGGCCGGCCTCTCGGTCACGCTGGGGGCTTTTGTGGCTGGCCTGATTATCGGGGAATCTGATTACAATATTGATGCACTCAGCCACATCATCCCGTTCCGGGATGTCTTTGCAGCAATATTTTTCCTCTCTATTGGCATGCTCCTTAATACCCGTACCGTCTTTGCGGATCTTAACTGGATCATCCTTATCGTCATCATCATCCTGTCCGTCAAGATCCTGACGGGGGTTTTTTCAGCCGCAGTCCTTGGCCTGCCCGCCCGGGTCTGCATCTTTACCGGGCTTGCACTCTGCCAGATAGGGGAGTTTTCCTTTGTGCTCGCAAAGACCGGTCTTGATTCCCATCTCATCACTGACGGACTCTACCAGCTTTTTCTTGCCGGGGCGATCATCACCATGGCGCTGACCCCTTTTACGATGAACGCCTCCCCGCGAATTGTCGAACTGTTTTACCGGATTAGCCCAAAACGGGCATTACGGCCCGGGCACGCGGAGACGGATGCCAGTACCGGGAGATTCCTCTCCGGCCATATGATCATTGCCGGGTATGGTGCAACCGGTAAAAGCGTTGCACGGGCTGCCGAGATCACCGGGATTCCTTATATGGTGATCGAGCTGAACCCGGAAATTATCCGGAAAGAGAAAACGTCCCGTCATCCCCATTTCATTTTCGGGGATGCAGCCCAGCGCGAAGTGCTCGAACATGCGGGAATATACAATGCACGGGCGCTCGTTGTTGTAGTATCGGAGGAGGAAGCAATACCTCGTATCGTCCACCTGGCCCGGCAGCTTTCGCCCCATATCCATATCGTGGCCCGGATACGTCATATCCGGCATACGCAGAAGCTTCTCGATATCGGTGCAGATGAGGTGGTATCCGAAGAATTCGAGGCTGCACGGGAGATCTTTACCCGGGCGCTGCGGAAATATCATCTGCCCGAGACCGAGATACAGAAGATTGTTTCCCGCCTTCAGAAATGGGGGTATGCAAAATTTATCAAGAATCCGGAGAACGGTGCAACAAAATCCAGCATAGATACCCTGCTGCATTCCCTCCGGATACATACCCTTCTTGTTGAACCCGGTTCTTACTCTGACGGAAAGATCATAGCCGATCTGGATATCAGGAATCGTTTCGGCATTGCAGATTTCGGGTTCCGGCACGGCGAGAAGACCGTTTTTGATCCCGAGGATTCCCAGGAGATTACTGCAGGAGATGCACTGATCATTTTTGCATCCGATGATAAAGTCGAAGAAATCTATCCCCTTCTCTTTAAAAAGCCAGACCGGTGATAATTTACCTGTTCAAATCCGGTTTTAATCCCTCTTTTATTGGTGTTGTTTTTGATCTCTCCGTCGACAAAGGAGGCACTCTGCACCACATTTTAATTATTTCTCTTATTTCTGCACCACAATAAATCCAATCTGGTGCACCAATGGGAAAAAATAAGTTCTTCGCTCCCAATTCTTTTGTACATACGGCGTGGTGGTGTGGTGCATGAGCGGGGAGTATGAACAGGCATTCCATGAATCGGTAACCTATCCGGAAAAATTCTGGGGTGCTGCGGCAACAAAGGTCAAGTGGTACCGGAATTATGATAAGGTTCTCACCAGCGATAATCCGCCATTTTACCGGTGGTTTGAAGGGGGCATGCTGAATTCGTGTTATAATGCCCTTGATTATCATGTTGAGCAGGGACACAAAGATCGGATCGCATTGATCTACGACAGCCCGGTAACAAAAACCGTAAAAAAATTTACTTACGGCGATCTGCGGGATCTCGTGGCACGCTGTGCTGGTGGCTTACAGGCGCTTGGCGTTGAGAAAGGGGACCGGGTTGTTATCTATATGCCTATGATTCCTGAGGCAGTAATTGCAATGCTGGCATGCGCCCGGATAGGAGCCATCCACTCCGTGGTCTTTGGGGGTTTTGCCTCCCGCGAGCTTGCTACCCGGATCGAAGATGCAAAACCGCGTGTCATCGTGTCTGCCTCGTGTGGCATCGAAGTCAACCGCATAATTCCCTACAAACCCCTGCTCGATGCAGCTCTCGCGCAATGCACCCACAAACCCTCAAAATGTATTCTGGTGCAGCGCAAAGAGGCGCCGGTTGATCTTGTACCGGCAAGAGATTTGTTATGGGAGACCCTCCTGGAGGCTGAACCCGCTGCCTGTGTGCCCGTGAGTTCCACCGATCCTCTCTACCTGCTCTATACCTCGGGCACTACCGGAAAACCCAAAGGTGTGCTGAGAGATAACGGGGGGCATCTTGTTGCACTTACCTGGAGCATGGAGAATATTTACGGGGTCCGGCCCGGAGAAGTGTACTGGGCTGCATCGGACATTGGCTGGGTTGTCGGCCACTCGTATATTGTCTACGGGCCGCTGTTTTTCGGGTGTACTACCATCCTCTATGAAGGAAAATCGGTTGGCACACCTGATCCCGGAGCCTTCTGGCGGGTTATTGCCGAACACGGCGTATCCGTGTTGTTCTGTGCACCGACAGCGTTTCGCGCGATAAGGAAGGAAGATCCCGATGGCGTGTACATAAAAAAGTACGACCTGTCACGGTTCAGAATGCTGTTTTTAGCTGGTGAACGGTGTGATCCCGATACACTGCTCTGGGCCGGGGCACAACTTAAGGTGCCGGTCATCGATCACTGGTGGCAGACCGAGACCGGCTGGGCGATCGGTGCAAACTGCGTTGGCCTTGAGATGCTTCCTGTTAAACCCGGTTCATGCACCAAACCGGTGCCGGGTTATGCTATTTCCGTTCTTGATGCTTCGGGCAGGAACACCCCTGTTGGAGAAACCGGAAATGTCGTGGTAAAATTGCCGCTCCCCCCCGGTTGTTTCACCACTCTCTGGAACAACGATACCGATTTTGTCAAGACCTACTTCTCGGCATATCCCGGGTATTACCTGACATCGGATGCCGGGTTCATGGATGATGACGGGTATCTCTGGATCATGGGCCGGACCGATGATATCATCAATGTTGCCGGACACCGGCTCTCTACCGGAGCAATGGAAGAGGTGCTTGCATCGCACCCGGATGTTGCCGAGTGTGCGGTCTCCGCGGTCCATGATCCGGTCAAGGGTGAAGTGCCGCTGGGGTTTGTTGTCTTAAAAGCCGGTTCAGACAGAACTCAGGAGCGTATCGAACCCGAACTTATTGCGCTCGTGCGGCAGAAAATCGGCCCCATTGCATCGTTTAAATCTGCTGCAGTTGTAAAACGTCTTCCCAAGACCCGGTCGGGAAAGATCCTGCGGGGCACGATAAAAAAGATTGCTGACGGGATCCCGTACACGGTACCGGCTACCATCGATGACCCCCAGATCCTCGATGAGATCGCCGGCATTCTTAAAAAAATGGGCTACCCGAGACGGTAAATGAACCATGCACCTGTAAGAAATTCATGAATTGGCGTAATGGCATACAGGAATATTGTCGGGTGATCGTTGCCTCGTCCTATAAGATTCTTTTTTATACTGAGGGGATAATCCCATGGTACCTG from Methanoregula sp. harbors:
- a CDS encoding cation:proton antiporter; this encodes MNLMLAAVIVVILSIVLLYIGNHFRLPSIVSFLIIGMLLGPFGFGLITDQSAIETFGEIGIILLLFTIGLEFSFEKLLRSWRTVIIGGLLQVTTTIVAITLVTSYFKLPFNEALVFGFIVSLSSTAIVMKILQERGEVDTLQGRTLLGILIFQDLAIIPMILITPLLVGSSGPDLDRLPYQIGKVAGLLLVIIILAKWIIPAFLYRVARQKNRELFFITIAGTCLVIGWLTNEAGLSVTLGAFVAGLIIGESDYNIDALSHIIPFRDVFAAIFFLSIGMLLNTRTVFADLNWIILIVIIILSVKILTGVFSAAVLGLPARVCIFTGLALCQIGEFSFVLAKTGLDSHLITDGLYQLFLAGAIITMALTPFTMNASPRIVELFYRISPKRALRPGHAETDASTGRFLSGHMIIAGYGATGKSVARAAEITGIPYMVIELNPEIIRKEKTSRHPHFIFGDAAQREVLEHAGIYNARALVVVVSEEEAIPRIVHLARQLSPHIHIVARIRHIRHTQKLLDIGADEVVSEEFEAAREIFTRALRKYHLPETEIQKIVSRLQKWGYAKFIKNPENGATKSSIDTLLHSLRIHTLLVEPGSYSDGKIIADLDIRNRFGIADFGFRHGEKTVFDPEDSQEITAGDALIIFASDDKVEEIYPLLFKKPDR
- a CDS encoding propionyl-CoA synthetase gives rise to the protein MSGEYEQAFHESVTYPEKFWGAAATKVKWYRNYDKVLTSDNPPFYRWFEGGMLNSCYNALDYHVEQGHKDRIALIYDSPVTKTVKKFTYGDLRDLVARCAGGLQALGVEKGDRVVIYMPMIPEAVIAMLACARIGAIHSVVFGGFASRELATRIEDAKPRVIVSASCGIEVNRIIPYKPLLDAALAQCTHKPSKCILVQRKEAPVDLVPARDLLWETLLEAEPAACVPVSSTDPLYLLYTSGTTGKPKGVLRDNGGHLVALTWSMENIYGVRPGEVYWAASDIGWVVGHSYIVYGPLFFGCTTILYEGKSVGTPDPGAFWRVIAEHGVSVLFCAPTAFRAIRKEDPDGVYIKKYDLSRFRMLFLAGERCDPDTLLWAGAQLKVPVIDHWWQTETGWAIGANCVGLEMLPVKPGSCTKPVPGYAISVLDASGRNTPVGETGNVVVKLPLPPGCFTTLWNNDTDFVKTYFSAYPGYYLTSDAGFMDDDGYLWIMGRTDDIINVAGHRLSTGAMEEVLASHPDVAECAVSAVHDPVKGEVPLGFVVLKAGSDRTQERIEPELIALVRQKIGPIASFKSAAVVKRLPKTRSGKILRGTIKKIADGIPYTVPATIDDPQILDEIAGILKKMGYPRR